A single Dreissena polymorpha isolate Duluth1 chromosome 14, UMN_Dpol_1.0, whole genome shotgun sequence DNA region contains:
- the LOC127858238 gene encoding cholecystokinin receptor type A-like isoform X1 codes for MTISNVIWNMENLTEEGPGTMEMSTNTVSMYSSSYESENATMNKLNDLELTKYIPSLVSLVILMLIGIVGNACVVVVYKLKFKRSSVRVYIISLALADMSVCLIGLPYHIIDLTHPVNYHSVLACKSLSYLIAACNLSSVFILLVAGLDRYFKVCRPLRRQIKDFGDRKACVIAICLAALLSVPYAFIYGHSTVQLDGVGYNLTGSECFIDDTYTGSYVGIGYLGFNLLVFVSSVVYLIVIYSLIGRTIRIHRLLPITLNKSARVCFCWKQKSDENDSITNAAGNKKEECSLVGISHDDNGKGQPATETSAMSPNLDTVETSLVLHKGNVPINAQDKTNKLHVQKKDNNKDRAVRNSSNTIVRHTMVGANAHEKNIHKITMMMFTITVAFILTYLPFLTVSIMDTTNNAFWKGLTHAEKIVCDFMLRIYVLNNVCNPFIYSFWDAKFRRELRRCFVCFSKGQSDTTIASTTSQRKRQ; via the coding sequence ATGACCATTAGCAACGTAATTTGGAACATGGAAAATCTCACCGAAGAAGGACCAGGTACGATGGAGATGTCAACAAACACCGTAAGCATGTATTCGTCAAGCTATGAATCAGAAAATGCTACAATGAACAAGTTAAACGACCTGGAGTTGACTAAGTATATCCCATCCCTGGTGAGTCTTGTTATCTTAATGTTGATCGGGATAGTCGGAAACGCGTGCGTAGTCGTGGTCTACAAACTGAAGTTCAAAAGGTCAAGTGTGCGAGTGTACATTATATCCCTTGCACTGGCAGATATGTCAGTGTGTTTAATAGGATTACCATATCATATCATCGACCTGACCCATCCTGTCAATTATCATAGTGTTCTCGCTTGTAAAAGTCTTAGCTATCTTATTGCTGCTTGCAACTTAAGCTCTGTCTTTATACTGTTAGTAGCAGGTCTAGATCGTTATTTCAAAGTGTGTCGACCCCTTAGAAGGCAGATTAAGGATTTTGGTGACAGAAAAGCGTGCGTCATTGCCATTTGCTTGGCTGCATTACTTTCCGTTCCCTATGCGTTTATTTACGGCCACAGCACGGTTCAGTTGGATGGAGTTGGGTACAATTTGACCGGAAGTGAATGTTTTATTGACGACACGTATACTGGTTCGTATGTTGGAATTGGATATCTTGGATTCAATTTACTTGTTTTTGTGAGTTCCGTTGTGTATTTAATTGTGATCTACAGTCTTATTGGCCGAACGATTCGAATACATCGCCTGCTGCCAATCACACTCAATAAGTCGGCCCGCGTATGTTTTTGTTGGAAACAGAAATCGGATGAAAATGATTCAATCACAAACGCCGCTGGAAATAAGAAAGAGGAGTGCAGTTTAGTAGGAATATCGCACGATGACAATGGCAAAGGTCAACCTGCTACTGAAACTTCTGCAATGAGTCCAAATTTAGATACAGTGGAAACTTCGTTAGTTTTGCATAAAGGGAACGTTCCGATAAATGCGCaagataaaacaaataagttACATGTTCAAAAAAAGGACAACAATAAAGATCGTGCTGTAAGAAATTCCTCAAACACTATTGTTCGTCATACAATGGTGGGAGCTAATGCACATGAGAAGAAtatacacaaaataacaatgatGATGTTTACCATTACTGTCGCTTTCATCTTGACCTATCTTCCGTTTTTAACAGTCTCTATTATGGATACAACTAACAATGCTTTCTGGAAAGGGTTGACACACGCGGAAAAAATTGTCTGTGATTTCATGTTAAGGATATATGTTCTTAATAATGTTTGTAATCCGTTTATCTATAGCTTTTGGGATGCCAAATTTCGGCGCGAACTTAGACGGTGCTTTGTGTGCTTTTCTAAAGGTCAGTCGGACACTACAATCGCTAGTACAACTTCTCAAAGAAAGCGTCAATGA
- the LOC127858238 gene encoding cholecystokinin receptor type A-like isoform X2, with the protein MTISNVIWNMENLTEDGPGTMEMSTNTVSMYSSSYESENATMNKLNDLELTKYIPSLVSLVILMLIGIVGNACVVVVYKLKFKRSSVRVYIISLALADMSVCLIGLPYHIIDLTHPVNYHSVLACKSLSYLIAACNLSSVFILLVAGLDRYFKVCRPLRRQIKDFGDRKACVIAICLAALLSVPYAFIYGHSTVQLDGVGYNLTGSECFIDDTYTGSYVGIGYLGFNLLVFVSSVVYLIVIYSLIGRTIRIHRLLPITLNKSARVCFCWKQKSDENDSITNAAGNKKEECSLVGISHDDNGKGQPATETSAMSPNLDTVETSLVLHKGNVPINAQDKTNKLHVQKKDNNKDRAVRNSSNTIVRHTMVGANAHEKNIHKITMMMFTITVAFILTYLPFLTVSIMDTTNNAFWKGLTHAEKIVCDFMLRIYVLNNVCNPFIYSFWDAKFRRELRRCFVCFSKGQSDTTIASTTSQRKRQ; encoded by the coding sequence GTACGATGGAGATGTCAACAAACACCGTAAGCATGTATTCGTCAAGCTATGAATCAGAAAATGCTACAATGAACAAGTTAAACGACCTGGAGTTGACTAAGTATATCCCATCCCTGGTGAGTCTTGTTATCTTAATGTTGATCGGGATAGTCGGAAACGCGTGCGTAGTCGTGGTCTACAAACTGAAGTTCAAAAGGTCAAGTGTGCGAGTGTACATTATATCCCTTGCACTGGCAGATATGTCAGTGTGTTTAATAGGATTACCATATCATATCATCGACCTGACCCATCCTGTCAATTATCATAGTGTTCTCGCTTGTAAAAGTCTTAGCTATCTTATTGCTGCTTGCAACTTAAGCTCTGTCTTTATACTGTTAGTAGCAGGTCTAGATCGTTATTTCAAAGTGTGTCGACCCCTTAGAAGGCAGATTAAGGATTTTGGTGACAGAAAAGCGTGCGTCATTGCCATTTGCTTGGCTGCATTACTTTCCGTTCCCTATGCGTTTATTTACGGCCACAGCACGGTTCAGTTGGATGGAGTTGGGTACAATTTGACCGGAAGTGAATGTTTTATTGACGACACGTATACTGGTTCGTATGTTGGAATTGGATATCTTGGATTCAATTTACTTGTTTTTGTGAGTTCCGTTGTGTATTTAATTGTGATCTACAGTCTTATTGGCCGAACGATTCGAATACATCGCCTGCTGCCAATCACACTCAATAAGTCGGCCCGCGTATGTTTTTGTTGGAAACAGAAATCGGATGAAAATGATTCAATCACAAACGCCGCTGGAAATAAGAAAGAGGAGTGCAGTTTAGTAGGAATATCGCACGATGACAATGGCAAAGGTCAACCTGCTACTGAAACTTCTGCAATGAGTCCAAATTTAGATACAGTGGAAACTTCGTTAGTTTTGCATAAAGGGAACGTTCCGATAAATGCGCaagataaaacaaataagttACATGTTCAAAAAAAGGACAACAATAAAGATCGTGCTGTAAGAAATTCCTCAAACACTATTGTTCGTCATACAATGGTGGGAGCTAATGCACATGAGAAGAAtatacacaaaataacaatgatGATGTTTACCATTACTGTCGCTTTCATCTTGACCTATCTTCCGTTTTTAACAGTCTCTATTATGGATACAACTAACAATGCTTTCTGGAAAGGGTTGACACACGCGGAAAAAATTGTCTGTGATTTCATGTTAAGGATATATGTTCTTAATAATGTTTGTAATCCGTTTATCTATAGCTTTTGGGATGCCAAATTTCGGCGCGAACTTAGACGGTGCTTTGTGTGCTTTTCTAAAGGTCAGTCGGACACTACAATCGCTAGTACAACTTCTCAAAGAAAGCGTCAATGA
- the LOC127858236 gene encoding D(2) dopamine receptor A-like produces the protein MSTSTTTMYNQTGSIQSNATFLLIENENDQQRVLYLPTLVILVILMMIGLLGNACVVVVYKLKFKRSSARVYIISLALADMSVCLVGLPYHIIDLTYPFNYQSFVTCKILSFLISSCTLSSILILLVVGLDRYLKVCRPLKKQIVDFGDRKACVIAAIIAMIFSLPYAFIYGNSSVQMSVNGYNITGSECFIDDAYSESEESVLGIGYLSFIILLFVLSVLYLLVMYGLIFRTIRRMDDVNITLHRAKDSCCCRVYSESIDDPDENADDECVAKIETVHVETQLLPTYNDTDNDLKAATVTSARSVEYKAADDECGTTIETVHDDSHVVPTYAPTNNDVNALSKKEALVTTGSTVEQRFALQYVERRLKKSKISKTTSNALIRHTISGTKGKEKHTRKITLMMLTITIVFIVTYLPFIAISMVDAIDDDFWNALSDFEVVFYDLILRIYLLNNIANPIIYSFMDVKFRREVVKILKGIFGCTVCDKSHQQGSEQSSSNSPQNTTTFILK, from the coding sequence ATGTCAACCTCAACCACTACAATGTATAATCAAACCGGATCAATACAAAGCAATGCAACATTTCTGCTCATCGAAAACGAAAACGATCAACAAAGGGTATTATATCTTCCAACATTGGTAATTCTTGTAATCTTAATGATGATTGGTTTGCTTGGGAACGCGTGCGTAGTTGTGGTCTACAAACTGAAGTTCAAAAGGTCAAGTGCCAGGGTGTACATTATATCCCTGGCCTTGGCGGATATGTCAGTGTGTTTAGTGGGTTTACCGTACCACATCATAGATCTGACGTATCCTTTTAATTACCAAAGTTTTGTAACATGTAAGATTTTAAGCTTTCTAATAAGTTCATGTACTTTAAGCTCGATATTAATATTACTTGTAGTTGGATTGGACCGTTATTTGAAAGTGTGTCGTCCATTGAAAAAGCAAATTGTAGATTTTGGAGACAGAAAAGCGTGTGTAATTGCCGCAATCATAGCAATGATTTTCTCCTTGCCGTATGCGTTCATTTATGGCAACAGTTCGGTTCAAATGAGCGTGAACGGCTATAACATAACCGGAAGTGAATGCTTCATTGACGACGCGTACAGTGAATCTGAAGAATCCGTTTTGGGGATTGGATATCTCAGTTTTATTATCCTCCTCTTCGTTCTTTCGGTTCTTTATCTGCTCGTGATGTATGGTCTAATATTTCGCACTATTCGAAGAATGGACGATGTGAATATTACTCTTCATAGAGCGAAAGACAGTTGTTGCTGTAGAGTATACTCGGAAAGCATCGATGACCCAGATGAAAATGCGGATGACGAATGTGTGGCAAAAATAGAAACAGTTCATGTTGAAACGCAGTTGTTACCAACATATAATGATACAGATAATGATTTGAAGGCGGCCACTGTTACGTCTGCAAGGTCTGTTGAATATAAAGCTGCGGATGACGAATGTGGGACAACAATAGAAACAGTTCATGATGATTCCCATGTGGTACCGACATATGCTCCTACAAATAATGATGTGAACGCTTTATCAAAGAAGGAGGCCTTGGTTACGACTGGAAGCACCGTTGAACAGAGATTTGCGTTACAGTATGTTGAACGGCgattaaaaaaatctaaaatcAGTAAGACCACGTCAAATGCCCTTATCCGCCATACTATATCAGGAACAAAGGGCAAAGAGAAACATACACGAAAAATTACTCTTATGATGCTAACGATAACGATAGTTTTTATTGTCACATATTTACCGTTTATAGCAATCTCTATGGTGGACGCAATCGATGATGACTTTTGGAATGCTTTGTCGGACTTTGAAGTCGTGTTCTATGATCTGATCCTAAGAATTTATCTTCTAAATAATATCGCCAATCCGATCATCTACAGTTTCATGGACGTGAAATTTAGAAGAGAGGTCGTTAAAATATTAAAAGGGATTTTCGGGTGTACCGTATGCGATAAATCGCATCAACAAGGGTCTGAACAGAGCTCAAGTAACAGTCCCCAAAATACAACAACTTTCATTTTGAAATAG